In Nicotiana tabacum cultivar K326 chromosome 11, ASM71507v2, whole genome shotgun sequence, a single window of DNA contains:
- the LOC107812570 gene encoding uncharacterized protein LOC107812570 — MVELFLRAQGPTYFSHLIPALGKPFKDVLKMGELVEEGIKSGKIMSCSKDIQNIPVSLGGRKRNRKDDPMGFPDQHFQPRHHPHGYPDAPGDPPQCHFSPRNSQNCTSLSQYPAPQNAYPPPRAYRKPPGSGFRPNQAFKNERLLKKEKAFTPIGESYAILFQKLKQLDMLKPIHIKMPNPLSKKFDFSQRCAYCSNAPGHDIEKCWNLKKAIQKLINAGDIVVQNPYAADTNQSPSPARNETHMVSMICFEKEYENSSEILEGPRAAKFSVLSEVDFKNEPAKRTQKQFVKNNVMEVCEGPSNVDAEFSG; from the coding sequence atggttgagcttttcctacgagcccaagggcccacctacttcagtcatttgatcccggccttgggaaagcctttcaaagatgtgttaaaaatgggggagctagtagaagagggaatcaagtcaggcaaaatcatgagttgttcgaaagacattcagaacatcccagtaagcttgggtggaagaaagagaaacagaaaagatgatccgatgggctttcccgatcaacacttccagcctcgacatcatccccatggatatcctgatgcacctggtgatcctccccaatgccacttctctccacggaactcccaaaattgtacatcactctctcagtacccagctccacaaaatgcctatccacccccacgagcctatcgaaaaccccctggatcaggtttccggcccaatcaagcatttaagaatgagaggttgctgaaaaaagaaaaggctttcacacctattggagaatcatatgccattttgttccaaaagttgaagcaattggacatgttgaagccgattcatataaaaatgccaaaccctctgtcaaagaagtttgatttttctcaaaggtgcgcatattgctcaaatgccccggggcatgacatagagaagtgttggaatctgaagaaagcaattcagaagcttattaatgcaggtgacattgtcgtgcaaaatccataTGCAGCAGACACTaaccaaagtccatcgcctgctcgtaatgagacgcatatggtgagtatgatttgttttgaaaaggaatatgaaaattcttctgagatcctcgaaggtccacgcgctgcaaagttttcagtgctatcagaggttgattttaagaacgagccagcaaagagaacccaaaagcaatttgttaagaacaatgtgatggaagtttgtgaaggtcctagtaatgttgatgcggaattcagtggctaa